A section of the Paramisgurnus dabryanus chromosome 4, PD_genome_1.1, whole genome shotgun sequence genome encodes:
- the vps54 gene encoding vacuolar protein sorting-associated protein 54 isoform X2, with product MSSSQGSSPLPKSSGGRGTSDGLFRKPRDPSTASRHYRPPRSLPDVCPKEPTGDGRGLCDGPSVVADQHRWTVYNSKVNLPAALNDPRLAKRESDFFTKTWGLDFAETEVMPSFYLPNITREHFSSYLQETAQREKIHERCKNICPNKDDLSVPTITNNHDKARAELEQVPKIFMRPEFVLNDPATFNAVLPWSHFSIAGSKNNRDVASSRLLQEKLSHYLDVVEVSIARQISLRSEAFFHAMSSQHELQDRLRETANAVAKLRARTTAIDRVMCRGPLRVLRDTLTRDNCIKLHNKLKLMAAVHQTQPTVQLLLSTSEFVGALELIATTKEVLQQELQGIHSFRHLGSQLCEMERLIDKMMVADFSTYAQSDLNRPCEEDVQVLEKVTKPSAASGKDRLQSLVFGLLRQRKLDFLDIYSEEMNHAAKNVVRQGVLKSVSQINETDANTIKLHEQMRLMTFQRWFDLLLDIFENFVLFLKRIKVTLSVIRNVVLEVLDSSQRSRLAEATLAINHSDSRANEEEEEEEAGSVRSGEAELAYLTHEGLFISDALNEAEQRAGASTQTQSRAQVRLEACGSDSASATTESSSSREHNSNTTSSLPIGGASAIEDVMPSDLELGQVANNIQELLYKASDVSHDRCAKVLMTRAKDGSLERLSSSEFVCLSQAVESFVKDTEELCGRRSVSLRGALQSQAHKFVQRFHEERKNKLSLLLDNERWKQADVPAEFQDLVDSIADGRISLPERKLTGSEDRKPSEFLCVDGQKYAVVGTVLLLIRMFLEYCQCVNDIPSITTDILTRLADLLKHFNSRSCQLVLGAGALQVVGLKTITTRNLALASRCLQLVVYYIPVIRAHFETRLQPKQYSILRHFDHITKDYNDHISEISAKLVAIMESMFEKALSKYEVKAPMPSTCLRNVCKQIAKMHEAIFELLPEEQSQMLFLRINASFKLHLKRQLGRLGVINDGGPQYGLVMVDVAFYSENVQALRSLEHLDLNMPEIWEQKR from the exons ATGTCCTCCAGTCAGGGCTCATCTCCGCTGCCTAAGTCCAGCGGAGGAAGAGGCACAAGCGATGGGCTTTTCCGCAAACCCAGGGACCCCTCCACGGCCTCCAGACACTACCGACCACCACGATCCCTTCCGGATGTCTGTCCTAAGGAGCCCACTG GTGACGGACGTGGCCTCTGTGATGGCCCGTCTGTGGTGGCCGACCAGCATCGCTGGACTGTGTATAACTCTAAAGTGAACCTTCCTGCAGCCCTGAACGACCCCAGACTGGCCAAGAGAGAGTCGGACTTCTTCACTAAGACCTGGGGCCTGGACTTCGCAGAGACTGAAGTCATGCCTTCATTTTACCTGCCCAACATCACCCGAGAACACTTCAGCTCCTACCTTCAGGAGACGGCTCAG AGGGAGAAGATTCACGAGCGCTGTAAGAATATTTGCCCGAACAAAGACGATCTGTCGGTGCCCACCATCACAAACAATCACG ATAAAGCCAGAGCTGAACTTGAGCAGGTGCCTAAG aTATTTATGAGGCCTGAGTTTGTCCTGAATGATCCTGCCACATTTAATGCCGTGCTGCCGTGGTCTCACTTCAGCATCGCCGGAAGCAAGAACAACCGAGATGTTGCGTCATCACGGTTACTACAGGAAAAG TTGAGTCACTACCTGGACGTGGTGGAGGTGAGCATCGCCCGACAGATCTCTCTTCGCTCCGAAGCATTTTTTCACGCCATGTCGTCTCAGCATGAGCTCCAGGACCGCCTCAGAGAGACGGCCAATGCGGTCGCAAAGCTACGGGCGCGCACCACCGCAATCGACCGGGTGATGTGTCGAGGCCCGTTACGCGTCCTGCGGGACACCCTGACTCGTGACAACTGTATAAAACTACACAATAAACTTAAGCTGATGGCCGCTGTGCACCAGACGCAGCCCACGGTGCAGTTACTCCTCTCCACCTCAGAGTTTGTGGGGGCGCTGGAGCTCATCGCCACCACCAAAGAAGTACTGCAGCAGGAACTGCAGGGGATTCACAGCTTCAG ACATTTGGGTTCTCAGCTCTGTGAGATGGAGCGGTTGATCGATAAGATGATGGTTGCTGATTTCTCCACGTATGCTCAAAGCGATCTCAACCGACCCTGTGAAGAGGACGTTCAGGTTCTGGAAAAG GTCACAAAGCCATCTGCAGCGTCAGGAAAG GATCGTCTACAGTCTCTCGTCTTTGGGTTGCTGAGACAAAGGAAGCTGGATTTCCTGGACATTTACAGTGAAGAGATGAACCATGCAGCGAAGAATGTTGTACGGCAG GGTGTTTTGAAGTCTGTGTCCCAGATCAATGAGACCGATGCAAACACAATCAA gTTGCATGAGCAGATGCGTCTGATGACGTTCCAACGATGGTTTGATCTGCTGCTGGATATATTCGaaaattttgtcttgtttcttAAAAGGATCAAG GTCACGCTCAGCGTTATCCGAAATGTCGTGTTGGAAGTTCTCGACAGCAGCCAGAGGAGTCGACTAGCTGAGGCTACCCTGGCGATAAATCATTCTGACAGCAGGGCCAATgaagaggaagaagaggaggaggcaGGGAGTGTTCGTTCAGGAGAGGCGGAGCTTGCCTATCTCACCCACGAGGGGCTTTTCATAAGCGATGCACTAAATGAAGCTGAACAACGGGCCGGCGCATCCACGCAAACTCAGTCCAGAGCACAGGTGCGCTTAGAGGCCTGTGGGAGCGACTCGGCCTCCGCAACCACCGAATCTTCCTCCAGCAGGGAACACAACTCCAACACTACCTCCTCCCTGCCCATAGGGGGCGCCAGTGCAAT CGAGGACGTTATGCCATCTGATCTTGAGTTGGGTCAAGTGGCCAATAACATCCAGGAGCTGCTTTACAAGGCATCAGACGTCAGTCATGACCGCTGCGCCAAAGTACTCATGACCCGAGCTAag GATGGCTCTCTGGAGCGCTTGAGTTCCTCTGAGTTTGTGTGTTTAAGTCAGGCCGTGGAGTCGTTCGTCAAAGACACAGAGGAGCTGTGCGGTAGACGCAGTGTCAGCCTGAGGGGGGCGCTGCAGAGTCAGGCACACAAATTTGTACAGCGCTTTCACGAGGAACGCAAGAATAAACTCAG tctGCTGCTGGATAATGAGAGGTGGAAACAGGCGGATGTTCCCGCTGAGTTTCAGGATTTGGTCGACTCTATTGCCGATGGACGCATCAGTCTGCCTGAACGCAAACTCACAG GCTCTGAGGACCGGAAACCCAGTGAGTTTCTGTGTGTTGATGGGCAGAAATACGCTGTGGTCGG GACGGTGCTGCTGTTGATCCGGATGTTTTTGGAATACTGTCAATGTGTAAACGACATTCCCTCCATCACTACTGACATCTTAACACGACTCGCTGACCTGCTTAAG CACTTCAACTCTCGGAGCTGCCAGCTGGTGTTGGGTGCGGGCGCTCTACAGGTTGTGGGGCTAAAAACCATCACCACCAGAAACCTAG CTTTGGCCTCTCGCTGTTTGCAGCTGGTGGTTTACTACATCCCTGTGATCAGAGCACACTTTGAGACCAGACTGCAGCCCAAACAGTACAGCATACTACGTCACTTTGACCACATCACTAAG GACTACAATGATCACATCTCAGAGATCTCTGCTAAACTTGTAGCCATCATGGAGAGCATGTTCGAAAAAGCTCTTTCTAAG TATGAAGTGAAGGCTCCGATGCCATCCACGTGTTTGCGTAATGTGTGTAAACAGATTGCAAAAATGCACGAGGCCATTTTTGAGCTCTTACCTGAGGAACAGTCACAG atGTTGTTCCTCAGAATAAACGCCAGCTTTAAGCTGCATCTGAAGAGACAGTTAGGTCGTTTGGGGGTCATAAATGACGGAGGACCCCAATACGG GTTGGTCATGGTAGACGTGGCGTTTTACTCTGAGAACGTGCAAGCTTTGCGCTCCCTGGAACACCTGGACTTAAACATGCCTGAGATCTGGGAGCAGAAGAGGTGA
- the vps54 gene encoding vacuolar protein sorting-associated protein 54 isoform X1 — MSSSQGSSPLPKSSGGRGTSDGLFRKPRDPSTASRHYRPPRSLPDVCPKEPTGDGRGLCDGPSVVADQHRWTVYNSKVNLPAALNDPRLAKRESDFFTKTWGLDFAETEVMPSFYLPNITREHFSSYLQETAQREKIHERCKNICPNKDDLSVPTITNNHDKARAELEQVPKIFMRPEFVLNDPATFNAVLPWSHFSIAGSKNNRDVASSRLLQEKLSHYLDVVEVSIARQISLRSEAFFHAMSSQHELQDRLRETANAVAKLRARTTAIDRVMCRGPLRVLRDTLTRDNCIKLHNKLKLMAAVHQTQPTVQLLLSTSEFVGALELIATTKEVLQQELQGIHSFRHLGSQLCEMERLIDKMMVADFSTYAQSDLNRPCEEDVQVLEKVTKPSAASGKDRLQSLVFGLLRQRKLDFLDIYSEEMNHAAKNVVRQGVLKSVSQINETDANTIKLHEQMRLMTFQRWFDLLLDIFENFVLFLKRIKVTLSVIRNVVLEVLDSSQRSRLAEATLAINHSDSRANEEEEEEEAGSVRSGEAELAYLTHEGLFISDALNEAEQRAGASTQTQSRAQVRLEACGSDSASATTESSSSREHNSNTTSSLPIGGASAISEDVMPSDLELGQVANNIQELLYKASDVSHDRCAKVLMTRAKDGSLERLSSSEFVCLSQAVESFVKDTEELCGRRSVSLRGALQSQAHKFVQRFHEERKNKLSLLLDNERWKQADVPAEFQDLVDSIADGRISLPERKLTGSEDRKPSEFLCVDGQKYAVVGTVLLLIRMFLEYCQCVNDIPSITTDILTRLADLLKHFNSRSCQLVLGAGALQVVGLKTITTRNLALASRCLQLVVYYIPVIRAHFETRLQPKQYSILRHFDHITKDYNDHISEISAKLVAIMESMFEKALSKYEVKAPMPSTCLRNVCKQIAKMHEAIFELLPEEQSQMLFLRINASFKLHLKRQLGRLGVINDGGPQYGLVMVDVAFYSENVQALRSLEHLDLNMPEIWEQKR, encoded by the exons ATGTCCTCCAGTCAGGGCTCATCTCCGCTGCCTAAGTCCAGCGGAGGAAGAGGCACAAGCGATGGGCTTTTCCGCAAACCCAGGGACCCCTCCACGGCCTCCAGACACTACCGACCACCACGATCCCTTCCGGATGTCTGTCCTAAGGAGCCCACTG GTGACGGACGTGGCCTCTGTGATGGCCCGTCTGTGGTGGCCGACCAGCATCGCTGGACTGTGTATAACTCTAAAGTGAACCTTCCTGCAGCCCTGAACGACCCCAGACTGGCCAAGAGAGAGTCGGACTTCTTCACTAAGACCTGGGGCCTGGACTTCGCAGAGACTGAAGTCATGCCTTCATTTTACCTGCCCAACATCACCCGAGAACACTTCAGCTCCTACCTTCAGGAGACGGCTCAG AGGGAGAAGATTCACGAGCGCTGTAAGAATATTTGCCCGAACAAAGACGATCTGTCGGTGCCCACCATCACAAACAATCACG ATAAAGCCAGAGCTGAACTTGAGCAGGTGCCTAAG aTATTTATGAGGCCTGAGTTTGTCCTGAATGATCCTGCCACATTTAATGCCGTGCTGCCGTGGTCTCACTTCAGCATCGCCGGAAGCAAGAACAACCGAGATGTTGCGTCATCACGGTTACTACAGGAAAAG TTGAGTCACTACCTGGACGTGGTGGAGGTGAGCATCGCCCGACAGATCTCTCTTCGCTCCGAAGCATTTTTTCACGCCATGTCGTCTCAGCATGAGCTCCAGGACCGCCTCAGAGAGACGGCCAATGCGGTCGCAAAGCTACGGGCGCGCACCACCGCAATCGACCGGGTGATGTGTCGAGGCCCGTTACGCGTCCTGCGGGACACCCTGACTCGTGACAACTGTATAAAACTACACAATAAACTTAAGCTGATGGCCGCTGTGCACCAGACGCAGCCCACGGTGCAGTTACTCCTCTCCACCTCAGAGTTTGTGGGGGCGCTGGAGCTCATCGCCACCACCAAAGAAGTACTGCAGCAGGAACTGCAGGGGATTCACAGCTTCAG ACATTTGGGTTCTCAGCTCTGTGAGATGGAGCGGTTGATCGATAAGATGATGGTTGCTGATTTCTCCACGTATGCTCAAAGCGATCTCAACCGACCCTGTGAAGAGGACGTTCAGGTTCTGGAAAAG GTCACAAAGCCATCTGCAGCGTCAGGAAAG GATCGTCTACAGTCTCTCGTCTTTGGGTTGCTGAGACAAAGGAAGCTGGATTTCCTGGACATTTACAGTGAAGAGATGAACCATGCAGCGAAGAATGTTGTACGGCAG GGTGTTTTGAAGTCTGTGTCCCAGATCAATGAGACCGATGCAAACACAATCAA gTTGCATGAGCAGATGCGTCTGATGACGTTCCAACGATGGTTTGATCTGCTGCTGGATATATTCGaaaattttgtcttgtttcttAAAAGGATCAAG GTCACGCTCAGCGTTATCCGAAATGTCGTGTTGGAAGTTCTCGACAGCAGCCAGAGGAGTCGACTAGCTGAGGCTACCCTGGCGATAAATCATTCTGACAGCAGGGCCAATgaagaggaagaagaggaggaggcaGGGAGTGTTCGTTCAGGAGAGGCGGAGCTTGCCTATCTCACCCACGAGGGGCTTTTCATAAGCGATGCACTAAATGAAGCTGAACAACGGGCCGGCGCATCCACGCAAACTCAGTCCAGAGCACAGGTGCGCTTAGAGGCCTGTGGGAGCGACTCGGCCTCCGCAACCACCGAATCTTCCTCCAGCAGGGAACACAACTCCAACACTACCTCCTCCCTGCCCATAGGGGGCGCCAGTGCAAT TAGCGAGGACGTTATGCCATCTGATCTTGAGTTGGGTCAAGTGGCCAATAACATCCAGGAGCTGCTTTACAAGGCATCAGACGTCAGTCATGACCGCTGCGCCAAAGTACTCATGACCCGAGCTAag GATGGCTCTCTGGAGCGCTTGAGTTCCTCTGAGTTTGTGTGTTTAAGTCAGGCCGTGGAGTCGTTCGTCAAAGACACAGAGGAGCTGTGCGGTAGACGCAGTGTCAGCCTGAGGGGGGCGCTGCAGAGTCAGGCACACAAATTTGTACAGCGCTTTCACGAGGAACGCAAGAATAAACTCAG tctGCTGCTGGATAATGAGAGGTGGAAACAGGCGGATGTTCCCGCTGAGTTTCAGGATTTGGTCGACTCTATTGCCGATGGACGCATCAGTCTGCCTGAACGCAAACTCACAG GCTCTGAGGACCGGAAACCCAGTGAGTTTCTGTGTGTTGATGGGCAGAAATACGCTGTGGTCGG GACGGTGCTGCTGTTGATCCGGATGTTTTTGGAATACTGTCAATGTGTAAACGACATTCCCTCCATCACTACTGACATCTTAACACGACTCGCTGACCTGCTTAAG CACTTCAACTCTCGGAGCTGCCAGCTGGTGTTGGGTGCGGGCGCTCTACAGGTTGTGGGGCTAAAAACCATCACCACCAGAAACCTAG CTTTGGCCTCTCGCTGTTTGCAGCTGGTGGTTTACTACATCCCTGTGATCAGAGCACACTTTGAGACCAGACTGCAGCCCAAACAGTACAGCATACTACGTCACTTTGACCACATCACTAAG GACTACAATGATCACATCTCAGAGATCTCTGCTAAACTTGTAGCCATCATGGAGAGCATGTTCGAAAAAGCTCTTTCTAAG TATGAAGTGAAGGCTCCGATGCCATCCACGTGTTTGCGTAATGTGTGTAAACAGATTGCAAAAATGCACGAGGCCATTTTTGAGCTCTTACCTGAGGAACAGTCACAG atGTTGTTCCTCAGAATAAACGCCAGCTTTAAGCTGCATCTGAAGAGACAGTTAGGTCGTTTGGGGGTCATAAATGACGGAGGACCCCAATACGG GTTGGTCATGGTAGACGTGGCGTTTTACTCTGAGAACGTGCAAGCTTTGCGCTCCCTGGAACACCTGGACTTAAACATGCCTGAGATCTGGGAGCAGAAGAGGTGA
- the vps54 gene encoding vacuolar protein sorting-associated protein 54 isoform X3 has translation MSSSQGSSPLPKSSGGRGTSDGLFRKPRDPSTASRHYRPPRSLPDVCPKEPTGDGRGLCDGPSVVADQHRWTVYNSKVNLPAALNDPRLAKRESDFFTKTWGLDFAETEVMPSFYLPNITREHFSSYLQETAQREKIHERCKNICPNKDDLSVPTITNNHDKARAELEQVPKIFMRPEFVLNDPATFNAVLPWSHFSIAGSKNNRDVASSRLLQEKLSHYLDVVEVSIARQISLRSEAFFHAMSSQHELQDRLRETANAVAKLRARTTAIDRVMCRGPLRVLRDTLTRDNCIKLHNKLKLMAAVHQTQPTVQLLLSTSEFVGALELIATTKEVLQQELQGIHSFRHLGSQLCEMERLIDKMMVADFSTYAQSDLNRPCEEDVQVLEKDRLQSLVFGLLRQRKLDFLDIYSEEMNHAAKNVVRQGVLKSVSQINETDANTIKLHEQMRLMTFQRWFDLLLDIFENFVLFLKRIKVTLSVIRNVVLEVLDSSQRSRLAEATLAINHSDSRANEEEEEEEAGSVRSGEAELAYLTHEGLFISDALNEAEQRAGASTQTQSRAQVRLEACGSDSASATTESSSSREHNSNTTSSLPIGGASAISEDVMPSDLELGQVANNIQELLYKASDVSHDRCAKVLMTRAKDGSLERLSSSEFVCLSQAVESFVKDTEELCGRRSVSLRGALQSQAHKFVQRFHEERKNKLSLLLDNERWKQADVPAEFQDLVDSIADGRISLPERKLTGSEDRKPSEFLCVDGQKYAVVGTVLLLIRMFLEYCQCVNDIPSITTDILTRLADLLKHFNSRSCQLVLGAGALQVVGLKTITTRNLALASRCLQLVVYYIPVIRAHFETRLQPKQYSILRHFDHITKDYNDHISEISAKLVAIMESMFEKALSKYEVKAPMPSTCLRNVCKQIAKMHEAIFELLPEEQSQMLFLRINASFKLHLKRQLGRLGVINDGGPQYGLVMVDVAFYSENVQALRSLEHLDLNMPEIWEQKR, from the exons ATGTCCTCCAGTCAGGGCTCATCTCCGCTGCCTAAGTCCAGCGGAGGAAGAGGCACAAGCGATGGGCTTTTCCGCAAACCCAGGGACCCCTCCACGGCCTCCAGACACTACCGACCACCACGATCCCTTCCGGATGTCTGTCCTAAGGAGCCCACTG GTGACGGACGTGGCCTCTGTGATGGCCCGTCTGTGGTGGCCGACCAGCATCGCTGGACTGTGTATAACTCTAAAGTGAACCTTCCTGCAGCCCTGAACGACCCCAGACTGGCCAAGAGAGAGTCGGACTTCTTCACTAAGACCTGGGGCCTGGACTTCGCAGAGACTGAAGTCATGCCTTCATTTTACCTGCCCAACATCACCCGAGAACACTTCAGCTCCTACCTTCAGGAGACGGCTCAG AGGGAGAAGATTCACGAGCGCTGTAAGAATATTTGCCCGAACAAAGACGATCTGTCGGTGCCCACCATCACAAACAATCACG ATAAAGCCAGAGCTGAACTTGAGCAGGTGCCTAAG aTATTTATGAGGCCTGAGTTTGTCCTGAATGATCCTGCCACATTTAATGCCGTGCTGCCGTGGTCTCACTTCAGCATCGCCGGAAGCAAGAACAACCGAGATGTTGCGTCATCACGGTTACTACAGGAAAAG TTGAGTCACTACCTGGACGTGGTGGAGGTGAGCATCGCCCGACAGATCTCTCTTCGCTCCGAAGCATTTTTTCACGCCATGTCGTCTCAGCATGAGCTCCAGGACCGCCTCAGAGAGACGGCCAATGCGGTCGCAAAGCTACGGGCGCGCACCACCGCAATCGACCGGGTGATGTGTCGAGGCCCGTTACGCGTCCTGCGGGACACCCTGACTCGTGACAACTGTATAAAACTACACAATAAACTTAAGCTGATGGCCGCTGTGCACCAGACGCAGCCCACGGTGCAGTTACTCCTCTCCACCTCAGAGTTTGTGGGGGCGCTGGAGCTCATCGCCACCACCAAAGAAGTACTGCAGCAGGAACTGCAGGGGATTCACAGCTTCAG ACATTTGGGTTCTCAGCTCTGTGAGATGGAGCGGTTGATCGATAAGATGATGGTTGCTGATTTCTCCACGTATGCTCAAAGCGATCTCAACCGACCCTGTGAAGAGGACGTTCAGGTTCTGGAAAAG GATCGTCTACAGTCTCTCGTCTTTGGGTTGCTGAGACAAAGGAAGCTGGATTTCCTGGACATTTACAGTGAAGAGATGAACCATGCAGCGAAGAATGTTGTACGGCAG GGTGTTTTGAAGTCTGTGTCCCAGATCAATGAGACCGATGCAAACACAATCAA gTTGCATGAGCAGATGCGTCTGATGACGTTCCAACGATGGTTTGATCTGCTGCTGGATATATTCGaaaattttgtcttgtttcttAAAAGGATCAAG GTCACGCTCAGCGTTATCCGAAATGTCGTGTTGGAAGTTCTCGACAGCAGCCAGAGGAGTCGACTAGCTGAGGCTACCCTGGCGATAAATCATTCTGACAGCAGGGCCAATgaagaggaagaagaggaggaggcaGGGAGTGTTCGTTCAGGAGAGGCGGAGCTTGCCTATCTCACCCACGAGGGGCTTTTCATAAGCGATGCACTAAATGAAGCTGAACAACGGGCCGGCGCATCCACGCAAACTCAGTCCAGAGCACAGGTGCGCTTAGAGGCCTGTGGGAGCGACTCGGCCTCCGCAACCACCGAATCTTCCTCCAGCAGGGAACACAACTCCAACACTACCTCCTCCCTGCCCATAGGGGGCGCCAGTGCAAT TAGCGAGGACGTTATGCCATCTGATCTTGAGTTGGGTCAAGTGGCCAATAACATCCAGGAGCTGCTTTACAAGGCATCAGACGTCAGTCATGACCGCTGCGCCAAAGTACTCATGACCCGAGCTAag GATGGCTCTCTGGAGCGCTTGAGTTCCTCTGAGTTTGTGTGTTTAAGTCAGGCCGTGGAGTCGTTCGTCAAAGACACAGAGGAGCTGTGCGGTAGACGCAGTGTCAGCCTGAGGGGGGCGCTGCAGAGTCAGGCACACAAATTTGTACAGCGCTTTCACGAGGAACGCAAGAATAAACTCAG tctGCTGCTGGATAATGAGAGGTGGAAACAGGCGGATGTTCCCGCTGAGTTTCAGGATTTGGTCGACTCTATTGCCGATGGACGCATCAGTCTGCCTGAACGCAAACTCACAG GCTCTGAGGACCGGAAACCCAGTGAGTTTCTGTGTGTTGATGGGCAGAAATACGCTGTGGTCGG GACGGTGCTGCTGTTGATCCGGATGTTTTTGGAATACTGTCAATGTGTAAACGACATTCCCTCCATCACTACTGACATCTTAACACGACTCGCTGACCTGCTTAAG CACTTCAACTCTCGGAGCTGCCAGCTGGTGTTGGGTGCGGGCGCTCTACAGGTTGTGGGGCTAAAAACCATCACCACCAGAAACCTAG CTTTGGCCTCTCGCTGTTTGCAGCTGGTGGTTTACTACATCCCTGTGATCAGAGCACACTTTGAGACCAGACTGCAGCCCAAACAGTACAGCATACTACGTCACTTTGACCACATCACTAAG GACTACAATGATCACATCTCAGAGATCTCTGCTAAACTTGTAGCCATCATGGAGAGCATGTTCGAAAAAGCTCTTTCTAAG TATGAAGTGAAGGCTCCGATGCCATCCACGTGTTTGCGTAATGTGTGTAAACAGATTGCAAAAATGCACGAGGCCATTTTTGAGCTCTTACCTGAGGAACAGTCACAG atGTTGTTCCTCAGAATAAACGCCAGCTTTAAGCTGCATCTGAAGAGACAGTTAGGTCGTTTGGGGGTCATAAATGACGGAGGACCCCAATACGG GTTGGTCATGGTAGACGTGGCGTTTTACTCTGAGAACGTGCAAGCTTTGCGCTCCCTGGAACACCTGGACTTAAACATGCCTGAGATCTGGGAGCAGAAGAGGTGA